The Saccharothrix variisporea genome has a segment encoding these proteins:
- a CDS encoding methyltransferase family protein → MTAPDRIVDLAIGYMGAKQLFAASRVGLFRALAEGSRTVAAIAATTGVSEQMVRVLADAMNAEGLLDRHEGRYSLAPDAAEYLTGENDLAPFLTFLNEISYGHWLQFDTTVDTTTPGDLKMDEGRWQTFMAGVMRYNALHAAMLSRAFDFTPYRDMLDLGGLSPEFAIGALRANPTLTARFVFAPMATQGITDALAAAGLASRATIEPAETETATPTGSHDLVMVNHVVHRFTAEQNKVILTNARAAAGEGATLLLLDFFLDDDDRQRRIDALHAGEYFVIDGTVVYPESEVRGWLAGAGWQVREVLALPGSPRVLVADAG, encoded by the coding sequence ATGACCGCACCGGACCGCATCGTCGACCTGGCCATCGGCTACATGGGCGCCAAGCAACTGTTCGCCGCGTCCCGCGTGGGCTTGTTCCGCGCGTTGGCCGAGGGGTCGCGCACGGTCGCCGCGATCGCCGCCACGACGGGCGTGAGCGAGCAGATGGTCCGCGTCCTGGCCGACGCCATGAACGCCGAGGGCCTCCTGGACCGCCACGAGGGCCGCTACTCCCTGGCCCCGGACGCCGCCGAGTACCTGACCGGCGAGAACGACCTCGCGCCGTTCCTGACTTTCCTGAACGAGATCAGCTACGGCCACTGGCTCCAGTTCGACACCACGGTAGACACGACCACCCCCGGCGACCTCAAGATGGACGAGGGCCGGTGGCAGACGTTCATGGCCGGCGTCATGCGCTACAACGCCCTGCACGCCGCCATGCTGTCCCGGGCGTTCGACTTCACCCCGTACCGGGACATGCTCGACCTGGGCGGCCTGTCCCCGGAGTTCGCCATCGGCGCCCTACGCGCCAACCCGACCCTGACCGCCCGTTTCGTCTTCGCCCCGATGGCGACCCAGGGCATCACCGACGCCCTGGCCGCTGCCGGCCTGGCGTCCCGAGCCACCATCGAACCCGCCGAAACCGAGACGGCCACCCCCACGGGCTCCCACGACCTGGTCATGGTCAACCACGTCGTCCACCGCTTCACCGCCGAGCAGAACAAGGTGATCCTGACGAACGCGAGGGCCGCGGCGGGGGAGGGCGCGACTCTGCTGTTGCTCGACTTCTTCCTGGACGACGACGACCGCCAGCGCCGGATCGACGCCCTGCACGCGGGGGAGTACTTCGTCATCGACGGCACCGTGGTGTACCCGGAGTCGGAGGTGCGGGGCTGGCTGGCTGGGGCCGGGTGGCAGGTGCGCGAGGTGCTGGCGCTTCCTGGCAGCCCGCGGGTGCTGGTCGCCGACGCGGGCTGA
- a CDS encoding SDR family NAD(P)-dependent oxidoreductase, with product MSRTVLVTGAAGGIGRAIAAAFAAGGDAVVVTDRDGVEDAAAELGVRGVSADITDEDSVVRALDAVGPVDVLVNNAGLLTLHGRLLDLPSEDMHAILRTNVLGTFLMTQHVAHRMVQRGTRGTIVNLSSIGGRQPTPGMGGYESSKAAVDALTRWAAVELAEHGIRVNAVAPGPVLTPMLAAGLPEGSPARKAWLDRIPLRQLASVEAVAAAVVFLAGAEHITGTSLPVDGGQLLT from the coding sequence ATGAGCCGTACCGTGTTGGTCACCGGAGCGGCGGGTGGGATCGGGCGGGCGATCGCCGCCGCGTTCGCCGCCGGAGGTGACGCCGTCGTGGTCACCGATCGCGATGGCGTGGAGGACGCCGCCGCGGAGCTCGGGGTGCGAGGCGTGTCCGCGGACATCACCGACGAAGACTCGGTGGTCCGCGCGCTCGACGCGGTCGGGCCGGTGGACGTCCTGGTCAACAACGCCGGCCTGCTCACCCTTCACGGCCGCCTGCTCGACCTGCCCAGCGAGGACATGCACGCCATCCTGCGCACCAACGTCCTCGGCACCTTCCTGATGACCCAGCACGTCGCCCACCGCATGGTCCAGCGCGGCACGCGCGGCACGATCGTCAACCTGTCCTCCATCGGCGGCCGGCAACCCACCCCGGGCATGGGCGGCTACGAGAGCAGCAAGGCGGCCGTGGACGCGTTGACCCGGTGGGCCGCGGTCGAACTGGCCGAGCACGGCATCCGCGTCAACGCCGTCGCCCCCGGCCCGGTGCTCACCCCGATGCTCGCCGCCGGCCTGCCGGAGGGCTCCCCCGCGCGCAAGGCATGGCTGGACCGGATCCCGTTGCGCCAGTTGGCTTCCGTGGAGGCGGTGGCCGCCGCGGTGGTGTTCCTGGCGGGGGCCGAGCACATCACGGGCACGAGCCTGCCGGTCGACGGCGGTCAGCTCCTCACGTGA
- a CDS encoding zinc-binding dehydrogenase: MPTSTRAAVLTEHGAPLHLTELPLPSDLEPGAALVRVSCATLCGTDVEIWSGRMSFPGMLPMVLGHEMVGEVVAVGTGTRDALGRDIAVGARIGWSESTCGECYGCVVLRQPVACAKRGYGFLQRADVHPYATAGLCEYVYVVPRAAKLLLPDDLPDTWTAMAGCAAKTVLRAFDKVGGVRAGSRVAVQGSGALGLFATAVARLSGAGTVITVGAPPSRLDLAGDFGADATVDIAEGTTVDQVLDLTDGRGADLVMDFAGAPTVGAEAVAMAAQGGRVVIVGTTGPGSNPLPLGTVMGKELTVQGSLNGDIADYHHAIEFFQSFADRMPWDRLFGTPVGLSAAHDRIEAMHRLDEVKAVIDPRLP, encoded by the coding sequence ATGCCCACCTCGACGCGCGCGGCGGTGCTGACCGAGCACGGCGCCCCGCTGCACCTCACCGAACTCCCCCTGCCCTCCGACCTCGAGCCCGGCGCGGCCCTGGTCCGGGTCTCCTGCGCCACCCTGTGCGGCACGGACGTCGAGATCTGGTCCGGCCGGATGAGCTTCCCCGGCATGCTCCCGATGGTCCTGGGCCACGAGATGGTCGGCGAAGTCGTCGCGGTCGGCACCGGCACCCGGGACGCGCTGGGCCGGGACATCGCGGTCGGCGCGCGCATCGGCTGGTCCGAGTCCACGTGCGGCGAGTGCTACGGCTGTGTCGTCCTGCGCCAGCCGGTGGCGTGTGCCAAACGCGGTTACGGCTTCCTCCAACGCGCCGACGTGCACCCTTACGCGACCGCGGGCCTGTGTGAGTACGTCTACGTCGTGCCGCGCGCGGCGAAGCTGCTGCTGCCCGACGACCTTCCCGACACGTGGACCGCGATGGCGGGTTGCGCGGCCAAGACCGTGTTGCGCGCGTTCGACAAGGTCGGCGGAGTGCGGGCCGGGTCACGGGTGGCGGTCCAAGGCTCGGGCGCGTTGGGCCTGTTCGCCACCGCCGTCGCCCGCCTCTCCGGCGCGGGCACGGTGATCACGGTCGGTGCCCCGCCGTCCCGGCTCGACCTCGCCGGCGACTTCGGCGCGGACGCCACCGTGGACATCGCCGAGGGCACCACCGTGGACCAGGTCCTCGACCTGACCGACGGACGCGGCGCGGACCTGGTCATGGACTTCGCGGGCGCGCCGACCGTGGGCGCGGAGGCGGTCGCGATGGCCGCGCAAGGCGGTCGGGTCGTCATCGTCGGCACCACCGGCCCCGGCAGCAACCCGCTCCCGCTCGGCACGGTCATGGGCAAGGAGCTGACCGTCCAGGGCTCCCTCAACGGCGACATCGCCGACTACCACCACGCGATCGAGTTCTTCCAGTCCTTCGCCGACCGCATGCCGTGGGACCGCCTGTTCGGCACCCCGGTGGGCCTGTCGGCCGCCCACGACCGGATCGAGGCCATGCACCGCCTCGACGAGGTCAAGGCCGTCATCGACCCCCGACTCCCCTGA
- a CDS encoding aldo/keto reductase, whose translation MSPLPRRRLGTSDLEVSALSLGSWHTYDRMDFADAVAMIRAAVDAGVNLFDVGVYGAPGMPPVFTDVIWSAIMRASGIPRADYLVSAKLWIEGFGDQGFRPQLENAFLRGGFDVADLVILGDLRRDDVELEDLVDDLAALTEEGLIRAWGVNNWSASNIRALQDIAAVKRVPGPQIAQLKYSIGRRAIPDGEPFGRLFADGFAMQASDVLEGGILAGNTGQSREIGRDPGGIREEIKKHAEGVAEVARTLGTSAARLAVAFTLTHPANATTLFGATKLSQLEDNLAAVDLVEQVGAAEIRALVEPFWADRGVIDPEGP comes from the coding sequence GTGTCACCCTTGCCCCGCCGCCGCCTCGGCACGTCGGACCTGGAAGTCTCGGCGCTGTCCCTCGGCTCGTGGCACACCTACGACCGCATGGACTTCGCCGACGCCGTCGCCATGATCCGCGCGGCCGTCGACGCCGGCGTGAACCTGTTCGACGTCGGCGTCTACGGCGCTCCGGGCATGCCGCCGGTGTTCACCGACGTCATCTGGAGCGCGATCATGCGCGCCTCGGGCATCCCGCGCGCGGACTACCTGGTCTCGGCGAAGCTGTGGATCGAGGGATTCGGCGACCAGGGCTTCCGCCCGCAGCTGGAGAACGCCTTCCTGCGCGGCGGTTTCGACGTCGCGGACCTGGTCATCCTCGGTGACCTGCGCCGCGACGACGTCGAGCTGGAAGACCTGGTGGACGACCTCGCCGCCCTCACCGAGGAGGGCCTGATCCGGGCGTGGGGCGTCAACAACTGGTCGGCCTCGAACATCCGGGCGTTGCAGGACATCGCCGCGGTCAAGCGCGTGCCGGGGCCACAGATCGCCCAGCTCAAGTACAGCATCGGCCGCCGCGCCATCCCGGACGGCGAGCCGTTCGGCCGGCTGTTCGCGGACGGGTTCGCCATGCAGGCCTCGGACGTCCTCGAAGGCGGCATCCTGGCGGGCAACACCGGCCAGTCCCGTGAGATCGGGCGCGACCCCGGCGGCATCCGCGAGGAGATCAAGAAGCACGCCGAGGGCGTCGCCGAGGTCGCGCGCACGCTGGGCACCAGCGCCGCCCGGCTCGCGGTCGCCTTCACCCTCACCCACCCGGCCAACGCCACCACGTTGTTCGGCGCCACCAAGCTGTCCCAGCTCGAAGACAACCTCGCCGCCGTCGACCTGGTCGAGCAGGTGGGCGCCGCCGAGATCCGCGCGCTGGTCGAGCCGTTCTGGGCCGACCGCGGTGTGATCGACCCCGAAGGGCCGTGA
- a CDS encoding alpha/beta hydrolase, producing MHTPVPFDPEIEPALARIVQPDAPPFTPETIPGMRQAMAAMFPPAAEVVGDAPVDVVERTFPGPDGELEVTILSPRGLDGPVPGLYNIHGGGMMVGHRNMDTGRLLALVLEHNVVAVNVEYRLAPEHPHPAPVEDCYAGLVWMAANAAELGVDPDRIVVMGGSAGGGLAAAVALMARDRGGPKLVGQLLLCPMIDDTNTTVSSHQYPDTGTWTRTTNLAGWRSLLGDAAGGEDVSPYAAPARAQDLSGLPPAFIEVGSAEPFRDEDTRYALRIWATGGQAELHVWGGAFHGFDMYVPEWHVSRAALATRDSWLRRVLGTR from the coding sequence ATGCACACCCCCGTCCCGTTCGACCCCGAGATCGAACCCGCGCTGGCCCGGATCGTGCAGCCGGACGCCCCGCCCTTCACGCCCGAGACCATCCCGGGGATGCGGCAGGCGATGGCGGCGATGTTCCCGCCCGCCGCCGAGGTGGTCGGCGACGCCCCGGTGGACGTCGTGGAGCGCACGTTCCCCGGCCCGGACGGCGAACTGGAGGTCACGATCCTCTCGCCGCGCGGCCTGGACGGTCCCGTGCCGGGCCTCTACAACATCCACGGCGGCGGCATGATGGTCGGCCACCGCAACATGGACACCGGCCGGCTGCTCGCACTCGTGCTGGAGCACAACGTCGTCGCGGTCAACGTCGAGTACCGCCTGGCTCCCGAGCACCCGCACCCCGCGCCCGTCGAGGACTGCTACGCGGGCCTGGTGTGGATGGCGGCCAACGCCGCCGAGCTGGGCGTGGACCCGGACCGGATCGTCGTCATGGGCGGCAGCGCCGGCGGTGGCCTGGCCGCGGCGGTCGCGCTGATGGCCCGCGACCGGGGTGGCCCGAAGCTCGTCGGGCAGCTCCTGCTGTGCCCGATGATCGACGACACCAACACCACCGTGTCCAGCCACCAGTACCCGGACACCGGCACGTGGACGCGCACGACCAACCTCGCGGGCTGGCGCTCGCTGCTCGGCGACGCCGCCGGCGGCGAGGACGTCTCCCCCTACGCCGCTCCCGCGCGAGCCCAGGACCTGTCCGGCCTGCCGCCGGCGTTCATCGAGGTGGGCAGCGCCGAGCCGTTCCGCGACGAGGACACCCGGTACGCGCTGCGCATCTGGGCCACCGGCGGCCAGGCCGAGCTGCACGTGTGGGGCGGGGCGTTCCACGGGTTCGACATGTACGTGCCCGAGTGGCACGTCAGCCGGGCCGCCCTCGCCACGCGCGACTCGTGGCTGCGCCGGGTCCTGGGGACGCGGTGA
- a CDS encoding alpha/beta hydrolase, with product MKPVPYDPELEPGLAAFLDLVERIPLRADTILVNRAHFATIVPPVEQVVGDRPVEVEDRTVPGPPGAPDVVVTVVRPRGGVVDAPAIYSVHGGGMVLGNRFFGLDGLIDDVLRFGAVGVSVEYRLAPEHPAPAAVEDCYAGLVWLAANAVELGVDPTRIVVTGASAGGGLSAGVALLARDRGGPALAGQVLMCPMLDDRNETVSTRQYDGLGAWDRNNNDTAWDAILGPLRFTDEASPYQVPARMGDLSGLPPAYVDVGAAEIFRDEAVAYASRIWATGGQAELHVWAGGYHGFAGFSPTAEVSRAAEAARLSFLRRVLR from the coding sequence GTGAAGCCCGTCCCGTACGACCCGGAGCTGGAACCCGGGCTCGCCGCGTTCCTCGACCTGGTGGAGCGCATCCCGCTGCGGGCGGACACGATCCTGGTCAACCGGGCGCACTTCGCGACGATCGTGCCGCCCGTCGAGCAGGTCGTGGGCGACCGGCCGGTGGAGGTCGAGGACCGCACGGTCCCCGGCCCGCCGGGCGCGCCGGACGTCGTGGTGACGGTCGTGCGTCCACGCGGAGGGGTCGTGGACGCGCCGGCGATCTACAGCGTCCACGGCGGCGGGATGGTGCTGGGCAACCGGTTCTTCGGCCTGGACGGGCTGATCGACGACGTGCTGCGGTTCGGCGCGGTCGGCGTGTCGGTGGAGTACCGGCTGGCCCCCGAGCACCCCGCGCCCGCCGCCGTCGAGGACTGCTACGCGGGCCTGGTGTGGCTGGCGGCCAACGCCGTCGAGCTGGGCGTGGACCCGACCCGGATCGTGGTGACCGGGGCCAGCGCGGGCGGTGGGTTGTCGGCCGGGGTGGCGTTGCTGGCGCGCGACCGGGGCGGGCCGGCGTTGGCGGGGCAGGTGTTGATGTGCCCGATGCTGGACGACCGGAACGAGACGGTGTCCACCCGGCAGTACGACGGGTTGGGCGCGTGGGACCGCAACAACAACGACACCGCGTGGGACGCGATCCTGGGCCCGCTGCGGTTCACCGACGAGGCCTCCCCCTACCAGGTGCCGGCGCGGATGGGTGACCTGTCCGGCCTGCCGCCCGCGTACGTCGACGTCGGCGCGGCGGAGATCTTCCGGGACGAGGCCGTGGCGTACGCGTCCCGGATCTGGGCGACCGGCGGGCAGGCGGAGCTGCACGTGTGGGCCGGCGGGTACCACGGGTTCGCGGGGTTCTCGCCCACTGCCGAGGTGTCCCGGGCGGCGGAGGCGGCGCGGCTGTCGTTCCTGCGGCGCGTCCTGCGGTGA
- a CDS encoding multidrug effflux MFS transporter — protein sequence MRLRPGRVRSGSVREGRPRSGSVREGPVRSGSVRLGRVAVVLGLLETFGPISMDLYLPLLPRLAADLGTSESLAQATMSACMLGLALGQLVVGPLSDRVGRRRPLLAGVGLFAVLSVVCAVTPSIELLLAARFLQGLCGSAGIVVALAVARDLTEGVELVRLLAMLTTVGALAPIVAPVVGGQLALVMGWRGIFLVLAGIGGGLFLLALLALPESLPGPARRGDGGFRDLGVLARDRLFLCFLVVGACGGTAFFTYLASISFVAQGGFGLSPQWFSVCFAANAVMSVVGAQVNRAVVRRFGPARMYVVGTTATALAAVTMVVAAVLDAGILLLVPLGLVMLTSGGSTSNGSALALASHGSRAGTAAALLGTSAFAVGPVLAPLVSLNGTSPLSMSLTMAAAHGCAAAIVWVAVRPRLRAPAVTGGR from the coding sequence ATGCGGCTGCGGCCGGGACGGGTGCGGTCGGGGTCGGTGCGGGAGGGGCGACCGCGGTCGGGGTCGGTGCGGGAGGGGCCGGTGCGGTCGGGGTCGGTGCGGCTGGGGCGGGTCGCGGTCGTCCTGGGGTTGCTGGAGACCTTCGGGCCGATCTCGATGGACCTCTACCTGCCCCTGCTGCCCCGGCTGGCCGCCGACCTCGGCACGTCCGAGAGCCTGGCGCAGGCCACGATGTCGGCGTGCATGCTCGGGTTGGCGCTGGGTCAGCTGGTCGTGGGACCGCTCAGCGACCGGGTGGGCCGGCGGCGGCCGTTGCTGGCCGGGGTGGGGCTGTTCGCGGTGCTGTCGGTGGTGTGCGCGGTGACGCCGTCGATCGAGCTGCTGCTGGCGGCCCGGTTCCTCCAGGGGTTGTGCGGGTCGGCCGGGATCGTGGTCGCCCTGGCCGTCGCGCGGGACCTGACCGAGGGCGTGGAGCTGGTGCGGTTGCTGGCGATGCTGACCACGGTCGGGGCGCTGGCCCCGATCGTGGCCCCGGTCGTCGGTGGGCAGCTCGCGCTGGTGATGGGGTGGCGCGGGATCTTCCTCGTGCTGGCCGGGATCGGGGGTGGGCTGTTCCTGCTGGCGCTGTTGGCGCTGCCGGAGAGCCTGCCCGGGCCGGCGCGGCGCGGTGACGGCGGTTTCCGCGACCTGGGGGTGTTGGCGCGGGACCGGTTGTTCCTGTGCTTCCTGGTGGTCGGCGCGTGCGGCGGGACAGCGTTCTTCACGTACCTGGCGTCGATCAGCTTCGTGGCGCAGGGCGGGTTCGGGCTGAGCCCGCAGTGGTTCAGCGTGTGCTTCGCCGCGAACGCGGTCATGTCCGTGGTGGGAGCGCAGGTGAACCGGGCGGTGGTGCGGCGGTTCGGGCCGGCGCGCATGTACGTGGTCGGCACGACCGCCACCGCCTTGGCCGCCGTGACCATGGTCGTGGCGGCCGTGCTCGATGCGGGGATCTTGCTGTTGGTGCCGTTGGGTTTGGTGATGTTGACCAGTGGTGGTTCGACGTCCAACGGGTCGGCACTGGCCCTGGCCTCCCACGGCTCGCGTGCCGGCACCGCCGCCGCCCTGCTGGGGACGTCGGCGTTCGCGGTGGGTCCGGTGCTCGCGCCGCTGGTGTCGTTGAACGGCACCAGTCCGCTGTCGATGTCCCTGACGATGGCGGCGGCCCACGGCTGCGCCGCTGCCATCGTGTGGGTCGCGGTGCGGCCGAGGTTGCGTGCGCCGGCCGTCACGGGCGGACGATGA
- a CDS encoding NAD(P)-dependent alcohol dehydrogenase produces the protein MRAAVVDRYGAPEVVRVVEVPRPEPRAGEVLVRVRAVAVTAGDARIRAARFPAGFGVVGRLAVGLRGPRRPVLGGSFSGEVVAGEGFAPGEDVCGMAGVRLGAHAEYAAVPAAKLVRKPTGVSHEDAAGLLFGGSTALFFLRDKGSVKAGDKVLVNGASGAIGTNAVQLAKHFGAEVTAVTSARNAELVRSLGADHVLDYTTGALDRTTDRYDLVLDTVGTLSIKSGRRLLTDDGTLLLAVATLADTLRARGNVVAGVAPERPEAFAFLLDLVAKSALRVVVDDVHDLSDIVRAHHRVDSGRKVGNVIVRP, from the coding sequence ATGCGTGCAGCGGTTGTCGACAGGTACGGCGCACCGGAGGTCGTGCGGGTCGTGGAGGTGCCCCGGCCCGAGCCCCGAGCCGGGGAGGTGCTGGTGCGGGTCCGAGCGGTCGCGGTGACCGCCGGGGACGCCCGCATCCGCGCGGCCCGGTTCCCGGCGGGGTTCGGGGTGGTCGGGCGGCTGGCGGTGGGCCTGCGGGGACCCCGGCGCCCGGTGCTGGGCGGCTCGTTCTCCGGGGAAGTGGTGGCGGGCGAGGGGTTCGCGCCGGGCGAGGACGTGTGCGGCATGGCGGGGGTCCGGCTCGGGGCGCACGCCGAGTACGCGGCCGTGCCGGCGGCGAAGCTGGTCCGCAAGCCCACCGGCGTGTCCCACGAGGACGCGGCCGGACTGCTGTTCGGCGGCTCGACGGCCCTGTTCTTCCTACGGGACAAGGGTTCCGTCAAGGCCGGTGACAAGGTCCTGGTCAACGGCGCGTCCGGCGCGATCGGCACGAACGCCGTCCAACTGGCCAAGCACTTCGGCGCCGAGGTGACGGCCGTGACCAGCGCCCGCAACGCCGAGCTGGTGCGGTCGCTGGGCGCCGACCACGTGCTCGACTACACCACCGGAGCCCTCGACCGCACGACCGACCGCTACGACCTCGTCCTGGACACGGTCGGCACCCTGTCCATCAAGTCCGGCCGCCGCCTGCTCACCGACGACGGCACCCTCCTGCTCGCGGTGGCGACCCTGGCCGACACCCTCCGCGCACGCGGGAACGTGGTCGCCGGCGTGGCCCCCGAGCGCCCGGAGGCCTTCGCCTTCCTGCTGGACCTGGTGGCGAAGTCCGCCCTGCGGGTGGTGGTGGACGACGTCCACGACCTGTCCGACATCGTCCGCGCCCACCACCGCGTCGACAGCGGGCGCAAAGTGGGCAACGTCATCGTCCGCCCGTGA
- a CDS encoding TetR/AcrR family transcriptional regulator, protein MVPSRLTHARIVDAAARVADRGGLAQVSMRNVGKELGVEAMSLYHHVKGKDALLDALVEWLFARMERPDPRAPWRAAMTARARSARAVLSRHSWGLGLLESRRSPGPAALGYHDAVLGCLRHNGFPVALAASAFSVLDAYVFGFVLTELNLPFDAGQGAEEYVAGIDLLADRYPHLAEMAAAQIAGGRYSYGDEFERGLELVLDSLETRLNGLR, encoded by the coding sequence GTGGTGCCGTCCCGCCTGACCCACGCCCGCATCGTCGACGCCGCCGCACGCGTCGCCGACCGGGGCGGGCTGGCCCAGGTCAGCATGCGCAACGTGGGCAAGGAGCTGGGCGTCGAGGCGATGTCGCTCTACCACCACGTCAAGGGCAAGGACGCCCTGCTGGACGCCCTGGTCGAGTGGCTCTTCGCCCGCATGGAACGGCCCGACCCCCGGGCCCCGTGGCGCGCGGCGATGACCGCGCGGGCGCGGTCGGCCCGAGCGGTCCTGTCCCGGCACTCGTGGGGGTTGGGGCTGCTGGAGTCGCGCCGCTCCCCCGGCCCGGCTGCGCTGGGCTACCACGACGCCGTGCTGGGGTGCTTGCGGCACAACGGTTTCCCGGTCGCGCTGGCGGCCAGCGCGTTCTCCGTGCTGGACGCCTACGTGTTCGGGTTCGTGCTCACCGAGCTGAACCTGCCGTTCGACGCCGGTCAGGGTGCGGAGGAGTACGTCGCCGGGATCGACCTGCTCGCCGACCGGTACCCGCACCTGGCCGAGATGGCCGCCGCGCAGATCGCGGGCGGCCGGTACTCCTACGGCGACGAGTTCGAGCGCGGGCTCGAGCTCGTGCTGGACAGCCTGGAGACCCGGCTCAACGGGTTGCGCTGA
- the helR gene encoding RNA polymerase recycling motor ATPase HelR: protein MSTQGYEAELMSEREYVAGLYARLDAERARVKAAYRDALRGTGGTPMERDFEVRALGKEARRLDVADNGLCFGRLDAESGERSGERSGERSGARSYIGRIGLFDEGDEYEPVLLDWRAPAARPFYTATGAHPEGMRRRRQFHTRGRQVLDFSDEVFGRPDQGDRGDAALLAAVNAPRGEGMRDIVATIQAEQDEIIRLEHPGVVVIEGGPGTGKTVVALHRVAYLLYTQRERMERHGVLVVGPNPAFLNHISRVLPSLGESDVVFMTPGSLVPGLRVTAEDGPDAARLKGSLKILDVLKAAVADRQRLPEEPIPINLADVTVRIDAETAEWARDEARQSGLPHNDARAKFTEIVTYVLTERAISRIGRGWLTRDDREGWERLRKDLLKELAEDERFTAALDELWPVLTPESLLSSLYESPERLRAAGADPVLHRADGSAWTVSDVPLLDELVDLLGRDTSAEEAAAERERKKQAEFAAGVLDSLVGRQDSMDDEDHLFATDLLYAEDLAERFVEQDTRELVERAAADRDWTYRHVVVDEAQELSEMDWRVLMRRCPGRSFTVVGDLAQRRSPAGARSWDAMLQPYVPGRWVYRSLTVNYRTPAEIMAVAAGVLAEFAPDVQAPESVRACGVRPWARQVSDDDVKAAVEEFVREEAGREGTSVVIGPPDVPGAVPASETKGLEFDSVLVVDPDRILADGPRGAAELYVALTRATQRLGVLHRNPLPASLSGLR from the coding sequence GTGTCTACTCAGGGTTACGAAGCTGAACTGATGTCCGAACGGGAGTACGTAGCCGGGCTCTACGCCCGGCTCGACGCCGAGCGGGCTCGGGTCAAGGCGGCCTACCGGGATGCCCTGCGGGGGACCGGGGGCACGCCGATGGAGCGGGACTTCGAGGTCCGGGCATTGGGCAAGGAGGCTCGGAGGCTGGATGTCGCGGACAACGGGCTCTGCTTCGGGCGGCTCGACGCCGAGTCAGGGGAACGCTCAGGCGAACGCTCAGGGGAACGCTCAGGGGCACGGTCCTACATCGGGCGCATCGGCCTGTTCGACGAAGGGGACGAGTACGAGCCGGTGTTGCTCGACTGGCGAGCCCCTGCCGCGCGGCCGTTCTACACCGCCACCGGGGCGCACCCGGAGGGCATGCGTCGGCGTCGGCAGTTCCACACGCGCGGGCGGCAAGTCCTGGACTTCAGCGACGAGGTGTTCGGGCGGCCCGACCAGGGCGACCGCGGGGACGCGGCGTTGCTCGCGGCGGTCAACGCGCCCCGTGGCGAGGGCATGCGGGACATCGTCGCGACGATCCAGGCCGAGCAGGACGAGATCATCCGCCTGGAGCACCCCGGTGTCGTGGTGATCGAAGGCGGCCCGGGTACCGGGAAGACCGTGGTGGCGCTGCACCGCGTCGCCTACCTGCTCTACACCCAGCGCGAACGGATGGAACGGCACGGCGTGCTCGTGGTCGGGCCGAACCCGGCGTTCCTGAACCACATCAGCCGCGTGCTGCCGTCGTTGGGCGAGTCGGACGTGGTGTTCATGACGCCCGGCAGCCTGGTGCCCGGGTTGCGGGTCACCGCCGAGGACGGTCCGGACGCGGCGCGGCTCAAGGGGTCGTTGAAGATCCTGGACGTGCTCAAGGCCGCGGTCGCCGACCGGCAACGGCTGCCCGAGGAGCCGATCCCGATCAACCTGGCCGACGTGACGGTGCGCATCGACGCCGAGACCGCCGAGTGGGCCCGGGACGAAGCCCGGCAGAGCGGTCTGCCGCACAACGACGCGCGGGCGAAGTTCACCGAGATCGTCACCTACGTGCTCACCGAGCGCGCGATCAGCCGGATCGGGCGTGGCTGGCTGACCCGGGACGACCGGGAGGGCTGGGAGCGGCTGCGCAAGGACCTGCTCAAGGAGCTCGCCGAGGACGAGCGGTTCACCGCCGCGCTCGACGAGCTGTGGCCGGTCCTGACGCCGGAGTCGCTGCTGTCCTCGCTCTACGAGTCGCCCGAACGCCTGCGAGCCGCAGGCGCGGACCCGGTGCTCCACCGCGCCGACGGCTCGGCGTGGACGGTGTCGGACGTGCCGTTGCTGGACGAGCTGGTGGACCTGCTGGGCCGCGACACGTCCGCCGAGGAGGCCGCCGCCGAGCGGGAACGCAAGAAGCAGGCCGAGTTCGCCGCGGGCGTGCTGGACAGCCTGGTCGGCCGCCAGGACTCGATGGACGACGAGGACCACCTGTTCGCCACCGACCTGCTCTACGCCGAGGACCTGGCCGAGCGCTTCGTGGAGCAGGACACCCGCGAGCTGGTCGAGCGCGCCGCCGCCGACCGGGACTGGACCTACCGGCACGTCGTGGTGGACGAGGCCCAGGAACTGTCCGAAATGGACTGGCGGGTGCTGATGCGGCGCTGTCCGGGCCGGTCGTTCACGGTGGTGGGCGACCTCGCCCAGCGGCGCTCGCCGGCCGGTGCGCGGTCGTGGGACGCCATGCTCCAGCCGTACGTGCCGGGGCGCTGGGTGTACCGGTCGCTGACGGTGAACTACCGGACGCCGGCGGAGATCATGGCCGTCGCGGCCGGGGTGCTGGCGGAGTTCGCGCCGGACGTGCAGGCGCCGGAGTCGGTGCGGGCGTGCGGCGTCCGACCGTGGGCCCGGCAGGTCAGCGACGACGACGTGAAGGCCGCCGTGGAGGAGTTCGTGCGCGAGGAGGCCGGCCGGGAGGGCACCAGCGTCGTGATCGGGCCGCCGGACGTGCCGGGCGCCGTGCCCGCGTCGGAGACCAAGGGCCTCGAGTTCGACTCCGTGCTGGTGGTGGACCCGGACCGCATCCTCGCCGACGGCCCGCGCGGCGCGGCGGAGCTGTACGTCGCCCTGACCCGCGCCACGCAACGGCTCGGCGTCCTACACCGCAACCCGCTGCCGGCCTCGCTCAGCGGGCTGCGCTGA